GCCGCCCCAGGGCCTAAAATTCGCGGAGGAGTGGGAAATTGGCTAACCTCTACGAAATTTTCGCCGAATCGGCCAAGGTCCATGCCGAGCGGAACGCCATCGGCTTCCTCGAGGACGGCAAGATCCGCCACTGGACCTATGCCGAGCTGAAGGAGCGGGTCGACGACTTTGCCGCCGCTCTGCCCCTGCTGGGCCTGAAACGCGGCGACCGAGTCGGCCTCTTGACCGAGAACCAGCCGCTTTGGGCGGTGGTCGACTTGGCGGTGGCCAAACGGGGCTTGGTCCTGGTCCCGATGCACACCGTCCTGACGGTCGAGCAGATCCAAAAAATTCTCCGCCAGTCCCGGGCCAAGGCCTTGCTGCTCGGCAGCGGGGTGAACGAGAAAATCCCGAGCTTGTTGGCCGGACTGCCGACCGAAGTGGCCAGCGTCGTTTTCTTCGAGCCCGGCCAAGCGCCCTCCTCCAAGGCCGGCCGGCGCTTCACCTCGATCCCCGAATTGCTGGACCAGCCGGCCCGGCCCTCAGCCGCCGAAGCGCCGATCGAGGGCGACGAGGTTTCCACGATCATTTTCACTTCCGGCACCACCGGCGACATGAAGGGAGTCCTGCTCAGTCATCGGGGCCTCATCGACTCGGTCAATCATGGCAACGACCCGGTACAAGCCGACGGCGACCGCTGCATCCTCTCGGTCCTGCCGCTGAGCCATGCCTTCGAGCGCAATGCCGGCCTGCTCGGCCCGCTCTTTCTCGGCACCACCGTCTGCTACGGCCGGGGCATCGCCCAGTTGGTCGAGGACATCCAAGTCTTCAAGCCCGATCGGATCAACGCGGTTCCCCGGCTGCTCGAAAAAATCGAAACCGGAATCCGCGACAAGCTGCGCAAGCAATCGCCTTCGCTCTACCAAGCCTTCTCGGTTTTGCTCGGCCAAAGCCAGGCCCTCCACCGCGGTGGACCGCTTTCGCTCCTCCGCTTGCCGGCCGACCGGCTGGGCGACCTGATCTTCTACCGCAAGATCCGCAAGAAGTTCGGCGGCAAGCTGAAACGGGTCATCTGCGGCGGGGCGCCGATCGACCCCTCGGTCGTCGAGTTCTTCCAGGCCATCGGCGTCCAGGTCTTGCAAGGCTATGGCCTGACCGAGGTTTCGCCCACCGTCAGCGTCAATCCCCACGACGGCAACAAGGTCGGCACCGTCGGTTTGCCGCTGGGCTGCGTCCAGGTCCGCTTGGGCGAGAACGACGAGCTGCTCGTGAAGGGAAGCTCCCTGATGCTGGGCTATGACAACGAGGAGGCCACCCGCGAAGCGATCGACGCCGAGGGCTGGTTCCACACCGGCGACCAGGCGAGCATCGACGAGGAGGGCTACATCACCATCAAGGGCCGAATCAAAGAGATGATCGTCACCTCTTACGGCAAGAACGTCATTCCCTCGGTGGTCGAGCAGGCGCTGGAAAAGCATCCCTTGATCCTGCAAGCCGCGGTCTTCGGCCACGGCAAGGCTTACTTGAGCGCCTTGATCGTGCCCAATCGCGAGAATGTCCTGGCCGCGTTGGGCGACGACGACCTGGCCAAGCTCGACTGGGAGGA
This is a stretch of genomic DNA from bacterium. It encodes these proteins:
- a CDS encoding long-chain fatty acid--CoA ligase, producing MANLYEIFAESAKVHAERNAIGFLEDGKIRHWTYAELKERVDDFAAALPLLGLKRGDRVGLLTENQPLWAVVDLAVAKRGLVLVPMHTVLTVEQIQKILRQSRAKALLLGSGVNEKIPSLLAGLPTEVASVVFFEPGQAPSSKAGRRFTSIPELLDQPARPSAAEAPIEGDEVSTIIFTSGTTGDMKGVLLSHRGLIDSVNHGNDPVQADGDRCILSVLPLSHAFERNAGLLGPLFLGTTVCYGRGIAQLVEDIQVFKPDRINAVPRLLEKIETGIRDKLRKQSPSLYQAFSVLLGQSQALHRGGPLSLLRLPADRLGDLIFYRKIRKKFGGKLKRVICGGAPIDPSVVEFFQAIGVQVLQGYGLTEVSPTVSVNPHDGNKVGTVGLPLGCVQVRLGENDELLVKGSSLMLGYDNEEATREAIDAEGWFHTGDQASIDEEGYITIKGRIKEMIVTSYGKNVIPSVVEQALEKHPLILQAAVFGHGKAYLSALIVPNRENVLAALGDDDLAKLDWEELCRHPQLKPKLEAALGEAQASLASYEQVKRFEIVPEEFSQANDLITATLKLKRSKIQARYEPQIQAMYRD